The Xanthomonas sp. DAR 34887 genome has a segment encoding these proteins:
- a CDS encoding phosphotransferase, whose translation MTELPRGRAAIAALVPHQGLMCLWEDVVAWNAQRIVLRSHAHRATEHPLRSGGRLRALHLCEYGAQAMAVHGGLLGRASGKPVRPGMLVALRGVQLHVAYLDDLPDAIECEAEVLLQAEDSQQYGFRIAHGDQVLAEGRATVMLGAV comes from the coding sequence ATGACCGAGCTTCCACGCGGACGCGCCGCGATCGCGGCGCTGGTGCCGCATCAGGGCCTGATGTGCCTGTGGGAAGACGTGGTGGCCTGGAACGCGCAGCGCATCGTGCTGCGCAGCCACGCGCACCGCGCCACCGAACACCCGCTGCGCAGCGGCGGCCGCCTGCGCGCGCTGCACCTGTGCGAATACGGCGCGCAGGCGATGGCGGTGCACGGCGGCCTGCTCGGCCGTGCCAGCGGCAAGCCGGTGCGCCCGGGCATGCTGGTGGCGCTGCGCGGGGTGCAACTGCATGTTGCCTACCTGGACGACCTGCCGGACGCGATCGAATGCGAGGCCGAGGTGCTGCTGCAGGCCGAGGACAGCCAGCAATACGGCTTCCGCATCGCGCATGGCGACCAGGTGCTGGCCGAAGGCCGTGCCACGGTGATGCTGGGCGCGGTGTAG